The Daucus carota subsp. sativus chromosome 7, DH1 v3.0, whole genome shotgun sequence genome window below encodes:
- the LOC108194775 gene encoding 7-deoxyloganetic acid glucosyl transferase-like — protein MAEAPCIPTHVLIFPFPLQGHMNPMFKLSELLCLAGIHVTYLITVQNHSRLLQNTDIVSRYAKYPGFRFQMLPENVSHGNAQPIKIFLQLYESLKTVQPFLRDVLVGRGQARPVTCLITDGLMKFTLDVGEETRVPVVYFRTASAASFWAYFCSDKIVEGGECPFEGDDMDFPVRSVPGMEGFLRQRDLPSPFRVPDINDTSSFYKIMSVETQQTVRARALILNTFQDLEKPIISQLSTQIPDIYTFGPLHAHLKARMDVETTSSMTGSSSSLWEVNRSCMWRPPNPGQKFGVHNIT, from the exons ATGGCAGAAGCACCCTGTATCCCAACTCATGTGCTCATCTTCCCCTTCCCGCTGCAAGGCCACATGAACCCCATGTTTAAGCTAAGTGAGCTCCTATGTCTTGCAGGCATCCATGTTACATACCTCATCACTGTCCAGAACCACTCTCGTCTCCTGCAGAACACAGACATTGTTTCTAGGTATGCTAAGTATCCGGGGTTTCGTTTTCAGATGCTGCCTGAAAACGTCTCCCATGGAAACGCGCAGCCCATAAAGATATTCCTCCAGTTGTATGAATCTTTGAAAACAGTACAACCATTTCTTAGAGATGTGCTGGTTGGCCGAGGGCAAGCAAGGCCTGTGACGTGCCTGATCACGGATGGACTCATGAAATTTACACTTGATGTTGGGGAGGAGACTCGCGTTCCTGTTGTTTACTTTCGTACTGCTAGTGCAGCTTCTTTTTGGGCTTACTTTTGCTCTGACAAAATTGTTGAAGGTGGTGAATGCCCTTTTGAAG gAGACGACATGGACTTTCCAGTCAGGAGCGTGCCAGGCATGGAAGGTTTTCTCAGGCAACGTGATCTGCCAAGTCCATTTCGTGTTCCTGACATAAACGACACAAGTAGTTTTTACAAGATAATGTCTGTTGAAACTCAGCAAACTGTGCGTGCTCGAGCCCTTATACTCAATACATTTCAAGATCTTGAAAAACCAATCATTTCTCAGCTAAGCACTCAGATCCCAGATATCTACACGTTTGGACCACTTCATGCGCACCTCAAGGCCCGGATGGATGTGGAAACAACTTCCTCAATGACGGGCTCTTCAAGCAGTTTATGGGAAGTGAACAGGAGCTGcatgtggcgccctccaaacccgggtcagaagtttggggtccacaacataacataa